The proteins below come from a single Pristiophorus japonicus isolate sPriJap1 unplaced genomic scaffold, sPriJap1.hap1 HAP1_SCAFFOLD_105, whole genome shotgun sequence genomic window:
- the LOC139241355 gene encoding probable G-protein coupled receptor 139 translates to MYQTVRLARKICYMIIAVTGVPVNLVAIVVLSRGKCGLSTCTTRYLVAMAAADLLVVITAVILYRISWYYFPWSFLDITPVCRVIRLLSCVATDCSVWFTVTFTFDRFMAICWQKLKTKYCTGRTAAVVLATSCILLSSKNIPHYFTIVPGYIINNVQWFCFSMPAYYTEPGWLGFDWFDTVLTPLLPFAVILLLNALTVRHITVASRVRKGLRGERKGGNGSDPEMESRRKSVILLFTISGSFILLWLIFIIEFLYYSIAGIIPTDYNVSLYTFRQVGYILRNLSCCTNTFIYGVTQSKFREQLKSAVKYPFTSIIHLINKQNN, encoded by the coding sequence tgaatttagtggcgattgtggtcctgtcccggggaaagtgcggtctgtccacctgcaccactcgctacctggttgccatggcagcggcggatctactggtggtcatcACTGCTGTCATACTGTACCGGATCAGTTGGTATTATTTCCCGTGGTCTTTCCTGGATATCACCCCTGTGTGTCGCGTTATACGTCTCCTGTCCTGTGTAGCCactgactgttctgtctggttcaccgtcactttcacctttgatcgatttatggccatttgttggcagaagctgaaaaccaaatattgcaccgggagaactgcggctgtggtcctggcaacaagctgcattctgctctcttCAAAAAACATTCCTCACTACTTTACAATTGTACCTGGATATATAATCAACAATGTTCAGTGGTTCTGTTTTTCAATGCCAGCCTATTATACTGAGCCCGGATGGCtgggatttgactggtttgatacggtattaaccccactgctcccattcgctgtaattttgttgctcaacgctctgacagtcagacacattacagtggccagtcgagtccggaagggactgaggggtgagagaaagggggggaatggcagtgacccagagatggagagcaggaggaagtctgtcattttactcttcaccatatccggtagcttcatactgctgtggctgatatTTATTATAGAATTCTTATATTATAGCATTGCAGGAATAATTCCCACTGATTACAATGTTTCTTTATATACCTTTCGACAAGTCGGATATATACTGCggaatttaagttgctgcacaaacacatttatttacggggtgacccagtccaagttcagagagcagttgaagagcgcggtCAAATATCCGTTTACCTCAATTATACatttaattaataaacagaacaacTGA